The proteins below come from a single Sorghum bicolor cultivar BTx623 chromosome 4, Sorghum_bicolor_NCBIv3, whole genome shotgun sequence genomic window:
- the LOC8072467 gene encoding uncharacterized protein At4g06744: MDNHLKSPLISLLLFCTATTVAYPACSEILSHKVSKHFVSYSPQPRDFPNEQLYRAYFVIQRFKNTITGDPKNITATWTGHDICGKTSYVGFYCGALPGRDNKLTVTAVILNGYNLHAPRLHGFVDQLPDLALFHAASNNFGGDVPRLAGLGYMYDISVSNDHPIHTLIDTYGAQGAGSINVVSQCVTATINFNFHLGIPGSKEGKHSTGATDAKALLLNHNNLSGPLPSNIGFSKLSYLALANNKLTGPIPSSIIHLQDSLFEVLLLNNQLSGCLPHELGMLTKAAVIDAGMNQLTGPIPSSFSCLSSVEQLNLAGNRLYGQVPDALCKLAGPAGRLANLTLSGNYFTSVGPACATLIKDGVLDVKNNCIPGLANQRRAAECAAFQSQPKTCPAASTTQVTCPAAAAMDAAAPGERKVRDYSSYVTYATLHD; this comes from the coding sequence ATGGATAACCACCTTAAATCGCCCTTGATCTCCCTACTGCTCTTTTGCACTGCCACAACAGTAGCATACCCTGCTTGCAGTGAAATACTATCTCACAAGGTGAGCAAACATTTTGTATCATACAGCCCACAGCCAAGGGATTTCCCAAATGAACAACTTTATCGCGCCTACTTCGTCATCCAGCGCTTCAAGAACACCATCACCGGCGACCCCAAGAATATCACCGCCACTTGGACTGGTCATGATATCTGCGGAAAGACATCCTATGTTGGTTTCTACTGCGGAGCACTGCCAGGGCGAGATAACAAGTTGACAGTCACAGCGGTCATTTTGAATGGCTACAATCTACATGCACCTAGGTTGCATGGGTTTGTAGATCAGCTACCCGATCTCGCGCTTTTCCATGCTGCTTCCAACAATTTTGGTGGCGACGTCCCCCGCCTTGCCGGCCTAGGATACATGTACGATATAAGTGTTAGTAATGATCATCCCATACATACACTTATTGACACATATGGGGCGCAAGGCGCAGGTAGTATCAACGTTGTGTCTCAGTGTGTAACTGCTACCATAAACTTCAATTTTCATTTGGGAATTCCCGGCAGTAAGGAAGGGAAGCATAGTACTGGAGCTACGGATGCTAAGGCGCTCCTTCTGAACCACAACAACTTGTCGGGGCCACTTCCTTCGAACATTGGTTTCTCCAAGTTGAGCTACCTCGCCCTCGCCAACAACAAGCTCACCGGGCCAATTCCATCGTCAATCATCCACCTGCAAGACTCCCTCTTCGAGGTGCTCCTTCTCAACAACCAACTCTCCGGCTGCCTCCCCCACGAGCTCGGCATGCTCACCAAGGCGGCCGTGATTGACGCCGGGATGAACCAGCTCACTGGCCCAATCCCGTCGTCCTTCTCCTGCCTCAGCAGCGTCGAGCAGCTCAACCTGGCCGGGAACCGCCTCTACGGTCAGGTACCCGACGCACTCTGCAAGCTCGCTGGGCCCGCTGGCCGCCTCGCCAACCTCACGCTGTCCGGCAACTACTTCACCTCCGTCGGTCCGGCGTGCGCGACGCTGATCAAAGACGGCGTGCTGGACGTGAAGAACAACTGCATTCCGGGCCTCGCCAACCAGAGGCGCGCGGCGGAGTGCGCGGCGTTCCAGAGCCAGCCAAAGACGTGCCCGGCGGCGAGCACCACCCAGGTGACATGCCCCGCCGCAGCTGCCATGGATGCGGCGGCGCCAGGGGAGAGGAAGGTCAGGGACTACTCCAGCTACGTGACGTACGCTACTCTGCACGACTGA